GATTGTTTTTTCAGGACGCATTTGCGGGAAGAACAGTACTTCCTGAATTGTGGTTTGTCCTGTCATCAGCATTACCAAACGGTCCATACCGATACCCATACCCGAGGTAGGAGGCATACCATATTCCAACGAGCGTACAAAGTCCATGTCGATGAACATCGCTTCGTCGTCTCCCTTTTCGCTCAGCTTTAACTGGTCCTGGAAACGTCCCAACTGGTCAATCGGATCGTTCAGTTCTGAGTATGCGTTACACAACTCTTTACCGTTTACCATCAATTCAAAGCGTTCGGTCAGTTCCGGGTTTTCGCGGTGACGCTTGCAAAGCGGTGACATTTCGATTGGGTAATCGGTGATAAAGGTTGGCTGTATATAGTTTCCTTCGCACTTTTCGCCAAAGATCTCGTCAATCAGCTTGCCTTTACCCATGGTTTCGTCCGCTTCAACATCCAGTTTGGCGCATACTTCGCGAAGTTGCTCTTCGTTCATGCCGGTAATGTCGATACCTGTAAACTCCTTGATGGAGTCGATCATGGTAATGCGTTTGAAAGGAGCCTTGAAACTGATGATGTTATCGCCCATCTTTACTTCATGAGTGCCATTTACATCCATGCAGATTTTCTCAAGCATCTTTTCTGTGAAATCCATCATCCAGTTGTAGTCCTTGTAAGATACATAGATCTCCATGCAAGTAAACTCCGGATTGTGTGTGCGGTCCATACCTTCGTTACGGAAGTTCTTCGAGAATTCGTAAACTCCTTCGAAGCCACCTACGATGAGGCGTTTCAGGTAAAGTTCATCGGCAATACGCAGATACAAAGGTATATCGAGTGCATTATGATGCGTAATGAACGGACGTGCTGAAGCACCACCGGGGATTGATTGTAGAATAGGTGTTTCTACTTCCATGTATCCTTGTGCGTTGAAATAGTCACGCATGGAGGAGTATACCTTGTTGCGTTTGATAAAGATGTCTTTCACACCTTCGTTAACCACCAGGTCAACATAGCGTTGACGGTAGCGCAGTTCAGGGTCTTCAAACGAGTCATAAGCCACTCCATCCTTATATTTTACGATAGGCAGCGGTTTGATTGACTTTGAAAGTACAGTCAGTTTCTGAGCGTGGATACTGATTTCGCCCATTTGAGTTCTGAAAACGAACCCTTCGATACCTATAAAGTCACCTAAGTCGAGCAGACGTTTAAATACTGTTGTGTATAAATCTTTGTTCTCTCCCGGACAAATGTCATCGCGGGTTATATAAACCTGGATTCTTCCTTTTGAATCTTGTAATTCGATAAAGGAAGCTTTTCCCATTACGCGACGGCTCATGATACGACCGGCCACAGACACTTTGCGTGGCTCAGCATTTTCATCGTCTACAAATTCATTTTTTATATCGGTAGAGAAAGCATTGGTTACGTACTCGGCAGCGGGGTATGGTTCTATGCCCATAGCTCGCAATTCATTCAGACTGTTCCGTCTGATTATTTCCTGTTCGCTTAGTTCTAATAGGTTCATTTTTATACGTATTAACTCAAATTTGTCGCAAAAGTACGAAACATTTCTCATATAATGCAATGAATTCTCATCTAATTCATCGTGTTAGAAAGGGGTGGAAGTCAGGTCTTTCTGATTTACAGCAAAATAATAGATCTATTTCTGGCTCGAACAAACCATTCTTTTGTGTATAAAAACGGATTGTTTGAGCCAGAATAGATTTTTTTATAAGATTTTCTATTTCTTCTTTGAGTATGCTATATGAAATTCGGCTACAGCCTCAATTCCCTTTCGGAAGATGTCCAGAGAGAAACTTTCGTTGGGCGAATGGATGGCATTCTGTTCCAGTCCGAAACCCATTAGTATGGTTTTGATTCCAAGTATTTCCTCAAAACTCGATATGATTGGAATGCTTCCTCCTCGTCTTACAGCCAGAGGTTTCTTTCCGAAAGCGATTTCGAAACCTTTTTCCGCGGCAAGATATGCAGGGTGGGAGATGGGGCATACATACCCTTGTCCGCCATGCATTGGTGTAACCTTTACTTGTACGGTTTGAGGAGCCATTTGTTCAAAGTATTCCTTAAAAAGTTGACTGATGATATGATGATCCTGATGAGGAACCAGTCGGGTAGATACTTTGGCATAAGCTTTTGATGGGAGTACAGTTTTCGAACCTTCTCCTGTGTATCCGCCCCAGATGCCGCAGATATCGAATGATGGACGGCAGCTGTTTCGTTCCAATGTAGAATAGCCAGTTTCTCCTGCCAGCTGTTTTACTCCGATAGCTTTTTTATACTCTTCCTCGTTGAAGGGTATATTTGCAATCATGGTTCTTTCCGCTTCGGGCACGGCTTCTACATCATCGTAAAAGTGTGGAATGGTAATCTTTCCGTTGTCGTCAATAACCTTACTCAGCATGCCGCAAAGCACATTGATGGGATTGGCTACCGCTCCGCCGAAATGCCCTGAGTGCAGGTCGCGGTTTGGTCCGGTAACCTCTATTTCCCAATAAGCCAGTCCTCGAAGTCCGGTGGTAAGTGATGGCAGATCGGCACCCAGCATGCTGGTGTCGGATACCAGAATCACATCAGCTTTTAATAATTCCTTGTGCTCTTTGCAGAACTGTTCCAAGCTGGGCGAGCCAATTTCTTCTTCCCCCTCGAAAATAAACTTCACGTTGTTTTTCAGAAGCTGATGGTTTACCAGATATTCAAACGCTTTCACTTGGATAAACGCTTGACCTTTGTCGTCATCGGCGCCTCTTGCCCAGATACGCCCGTCGCGGATTTCCGGTTCAAACGGGTTGCTTTTCCATAATTCTAGCGGTTCTGCAGGCATTACATCGTAATGACTGTAAATCAACACGGTTTTAGCTTCGGGGTTTACAATCTTTTCTCCATACACTATTGGGTTTCCTGACGATGACATTACCTGAGCCCTGTCGGCTCCTGCTTCCAGCAATAACTCCTTCCATCGCTGAGCACACGCCAACATATCATCTTTGTGATCGGGTAAAGCGCTAATGGAGGGAATGCGTATTAAACTGAAAAGTTCATTCATCATCCGGTTTTCGTGCTGGGTGATGTAAGACTGTATATGTTTCATTTTTATTTTAACCTGATTTTTATGTGTTACAATTGAGTGCATCTGTCAAGCAGATAATAATCCAGTATAGTCATAGCAGCCATGGCTTCCACGATAGGTACGGCACGCGGAAGCACGCAAGGATCATGTCTGCCCTTTGCTTTCATGGTGGTGTCTTCACCCTCAATGTTTACCGTGTGTTGTTCCATCAGGATGGTTGCCACAGGTTTAAAGGCTACCCGGAAATAGATATCTTCTCCGTTGCTTATACCTCCCTGAATTCCTCCTGAATGATTGGTCTTTGTCTCAATAAGTCCGTCGTGATTATAGAATACGTCGTTCTGTTCAGAACCTTTCTGCTTCAATCCTTTGAATCCGTTGCCATATTCAAACGCTTTCGATGCGTTGATGCTCAGCATGGCATTGCCAAGAGCGGCATGTAGTTTGCCAAAGACCGGTTCTCCCAGACCGATGGGGCATCCCTGAATTACACAGGTCACCACACCGCCAATCGTGTCGCCCTCATTCTTGATCTGCTCAATGTAGTCCACCATCTCTTTTGCCTTTTTCAAATCGGGGCAACGCACCGGAGTTTCCTCAATATTTGCGAAGTCGTATTTCTTATAATCCTCATCAATGCGGATATGTCCCACCTGTGAAGTGTAGGCGGTAATGGATATGCCGATTTGTTTCAAAGCCAGTTTAGCCAGTGCGCCTGCCACTACCCGCGAGATAGTTTCCCGGGCAGAAGAGCGGCCGCCTCCGCGATAGTCTCTGATACCATATTTTAACTGATAGGTATAATCTGCGTGCGAAGGACGAAATATGTTTTTTATATTCTCGTAATCTTTTGAATGTTGGTTCTTATTCCATACCACAAAGCCGATGGGGCTTCCGGTTGACTTCCCCTGAAATACGCCAGATAAGAATTCCACTTTGTCAGATTCATCACGATCTGTTGTTATTTTAGACTGACCTGGTCTGCGTCTGTTCAGTTCCTGCTGAACGAAGTCCATATCAATTTTAATCCCCGAAGGAAATCCGTCAATAACACCTCCCACTCCTTTACCATGAGATTCACCAAAACTGGTTAATCTGAAAATATTGCCGAATGAATTGAACATAGATTTTATTTTTGAATTATTAATGCAAATATAAAAAATCTTTCTTTAATATTATTATTAAAACAGCTATTAAAACGAATGGTTTGCTCATAAATGCTATTCTTTTTTCTTTTTCGTTTTTTATTTTCAAACTAGTGAACTTAATTGATGTTTGTTATGTTATTATAGAACTGCGGGTTAATAAATTGTAGTGGTGTAGGTTAAGATTAATGGGATATGAATAATACGTAGATTCTGTGAGAACACTCAGTGATAAGCGCCATTATAATTTTTTCCGTAATAAGGGCAATTGACCGGATAATCTGGTTACTTGCCCTTTTTTGATGATAGTGCAACCGATTTTTATTTTAGGAATTGAGATTCGGATTTATAATTTTATCCTGATGTCTTTTTTTATTTTCTACCTGAGAAGATGATTATTCCTTGTCTTTCCATGCAGATCCTTCCTTAATTGTTTTTATATGTTTATTTATTAAATATTGATGCAAAGCTTCTTGCAGTCAATAAGTTATTTTTGATAACTTTGCATCTTGAAAATTAATTCGAAAATGACTGAATTGGAAAGAAAACAAATTATCTCACTGGTGAAACGCGAAGTTATCCCGGCTATTGGTTGTACTGAACCAATCGCTGTAGCGCTGGCGGTTGCTAAAGCAAGTGAAACATTGGGTAAATGCCCCGAAAAAATAGATCTCTTTCTGAGTGCAAATATACTGAAGAATGCAATGGGGGTAGGGATACCCGGAACAGGGATGATTGGACTTCCTATTGCTGTGGCGCTTGGTGCACTGGTAGGTAAATCGGTATATCAGTTGGAGGTGCTCCGGGATAGTACTCCCGAGGCCGTTGAACAGGGACGACGTATGATTGAGGAGAAACGGATTAATATTCAACTCAAAAACGATATCAACGAGAAACTTTATATAGAGGCTCATTGCGAAGCCGGAACGGAGAAAAGTGTGGCGGTTATTGCCGGAGGACACACCAATTTTGTCTATATTTCCCATGGCGATGAGGTGTTGCTCAACTGTGGGCAAGACGCTTCAAGCGAGGAGGCTGAGGTAGATCCAGAGCTTTCTATGCGGAAAGTATACGATTTTGCTCTGACAGCTCCTATCGAAGAGATTGAGTTTATCCTTGAAACCGCCCGGGTTAACAAGGCAGCTGCCGAACGTTCACTAAAAGGAGAGTACGGACATGCTTTGGGAAGAACCTTGCGTGGTAAATATGAACAGGAAGTGATGGGAAACAGTGTTTTTTCTCATATTCTTTCTTTTACCTCCGCGGCCTGCGATGCGCGTATGGCTGGAGCCATGATTCCGGTAATGAGCAATTCGGGTAGT
The Bacteroides sedimenti genome window above contains:
- the lysS gene encoding lysine--tRNA ligase; its protein translation is MNLLELSEQEIIRRNSLNELRAMGIEPYPAAEYVTNAFSTDIKNEFVDDENAEPRKVSVAGRIMSRRVMGKASFIELQDSKGRIQVYITRDDICPGENKDLYTTVFKRLLDLGDFIGIEGFVFRTQMGEISIHAQKLTVLSKSIKPLPIVKYKDGVAYDSFEDPELRYRQRYVDLVVNEGVKDIFIKRNKVYSSMRDYFNAQGYMEVETPILQSIPGGASARPFITHHNALDIPLYLRIADELYLKRLIVGGFEGVYEFSKNFRNEGMDRTHNPEFTCMEIYVSYKDYNWMMDFTEKMLEKICMDVNGTHEVKMGDNIISFKAPFKRITMIDSIKEFTGIDITGMNEEQLREVCAKLDVEADETMGKGKLIDEIFGEKCEGNYIQPTFITDYPIEMSPLCKRHRENPELTERFELMVNGKELCNAYSELNDPIDQLGRFQDQLKLSEKGDDEAMFIDMDFVRSLEYGMPPTSGMGIGMDRLVMLMTGQTTIQEVLFFPQMRPEKTIKKDSADKYMELGVPEEWVPLIQKAGYNLVEDMKSVNAQKLHQEICGVNKKYKLELTNPSVDAVSGWINKLS
- a CDS encoding dipeptidase encodes the protein MKHIQSYITQHENRMMNELFSLIRIPSISALPDHKDDMLACAQRWKELLLEAGADRAQVMSSSGNPIVYGEKIVNPEAKTVLIYSHYDVMPAEPLELWKSNPFEPEIRDGRIWARGADDDKGQAFIQVKAFEYLVNHQLLKNNVKFIFEGEEEIGSPSLEQFCKEHKELLKADVILVSDTSMLGADLPSLTTGLRGLAYWEIEVTGPNRDLHSGHFGGAVANPINVLCGMLSKVIDDNGKITIPHFYDDVEAVPEAERTMIANIPFNEEEYKKAIGVKQLAGETGYSTLERNSCRPSFDICGIWGGYTGEGSKTVLPSKAYAKVSTRLVPHQDHHIISQLFKEYFEQMAPQTVQVKVTPMHGGQGYVCPISHPAYLAAEKGFEIAFGKKPLAVRRGGSIPIISSFEEILGIKTILMGFGLEQNAIHSPNESFSLDIFRKGIEAVAEFHIAYSKKK
- the aroC gene encoding chorismate synthase; the protein is MFNSFGNIFRLTSFGESHGKGVGGVIDGFPSGIKIDMDFVQQELNRRRPGQSKITTDRDESDKVEFLSGVFQGKSTGSPIGFVVWNKNQHSKDYENIKNIFRPSHADYTYQLKYGIRDYRGGGRSSARETISRVVAGALAKLALKQIGISITAYTSQVGHIRIDEDYKKYDFANIEETPVRCPDLKKAKEMVDYIEQIKNEGDTIGGVVTCVIQGCPIGLGEPVFGKLHAALGNAMLSINASKAFEYGNGFKGLKQKGSEQNDVFYNHDGLIETKTNHSGGIQGGISNGEDIYFRVAFKPVATILMEQHTVNIEGEDTTMKAKGRHDPCVLPRAVPIVEAMAAMTILDYYLLDRCTQL
- a CDS encoding serine dehydratase subunit alpha family protein, which gives rise to MTELERKQIISLVKREVIPAIGCTEPIAVALAVAKASETLGKCPEKIDLFLSANILKNAMGVGIPGTGMIGLPIAVALGALVGKSVYQLEVLRDSTPEAVEQGRRMIEEKRINIQLKNDINEKLYIEAHCEAGTEKSVAVIAGGHTNFVYISHGDEVLLNCGQDASSEEAEVDPELSMRKVYDFALTAPIEEIEFILETARVNKAAAERSLKGEYGHALGRTLRGKYEQEVMGNSVFSHILSFTSAACDARMAGAMIPVMSNSGSGNQGIAATLPVVVYAEDNNISREKLTRALMLSHLTVIYIKQSLGRLSALCGCVVAATGSSCGITYLMGGGYEQVSFAVKNMIANLTGMICDGAKPSCSLKLTSGVSTAVLSAIMAMENKSVTSVEGIIDDDVDRCIRNLTLIGSEGMNETDKLVLHIMTNKC